Genomic DNA from Vicia villosa cultivar HV-30 ecotype Madison, WI unplaced genomic scaffold, Vvil1.0 ctg.001340F_1_1, whole genome shotgun sequence:
aaatccgcccaacaCGCTCTCCCATTCTTTAAACTGCTGCGCAGAGAAGcgaccttcgaatggtccgaggagtgcgaaCAAGCACTATCCCACCTCAAGAAAGTCCTCTCGGAACCGCCCGTATTATCCCGACCAGGAAACGAGGAAATTTTATACCTCTACCTAGCCGTCTCGAACGAAGCAGTTAGCGAGACCTTAATCTGAGAAGCcgaagacgggcagaagcccgTATACTTCACCAGCAAGGCCCTGCAAGGACCCGAAGTGCGATACCAGCAAATCGAAAAAGTCGCGCTGGCACTAATAATTGCCGCTCGAAGgttgaggtactacttcctcgcccataccATCGTCGTCCGAACCGATCAACCAATCAAACAACTCCTCGGCCGATcggacatggccgggagaatgctaaaATGGTCCCTGGAGCTATCCGAATTCGACATCCAATACGAAAGCTGGAAAGCACTAAAAGCTCAGGCACTGGCCGATTTTGTGGTCGAGATGACCTCGAACACCTTCTCCCCTCCTTCCGccgagaataagtggaccatctacgtagatggcgcctcaagcagctCAGGAAGCGGAGCCGGCGTCATCTTGGAAAACGATGAAGGACTCATCATTGAGGTATCCTTGGTTTTATCCTTCACCACTTCGAACAACCAGGCCAAATACGAGGCTTTCCTCGTCGGCCTACGACTTGCTGAGGACGTAGGCGCTCGGGAAGTAAAGATTTACACtgactcccaactcgtcgcatcccaaGTCAAGGGCGACTACCAGGCCAAAAACGATGTCCTCGTCGAATACCTCGCACTGATCAAAGAGAAAATGAAAAACTTTGCAAAAGAAGAAGTCGAGCACATACCTCGAGAGCATAATTCCCGGGCCGACGTGCTCTCCAAACtcgcgagcacgagaaagaaaggcgGGAACAAGACAGTGATCCAAGAAATCCTCTCAAAACCAAGTGTGGATAAGAGTACACCCCTGATGCAAGTGCACGCCATCGGCGACGATCATTGCTGGATGGCCCCGATATATAATTTGCTCACAAAGGACGAACTGCCGACGGACACAAAGGAGGCCTCCATAATCAAAAGACGGGCCTGCTCGTACGTCATCGTCGAGGGCAAACTATACAGACGAGGATTTTCCATTCCTCTTCTCAAATGCGTCGACGCCTCCCATGCGCTCGAGATACTGCAGGAACTTCACGAGGGGATCAACGGCCAGCACCTCGGTGGCCGATCACTGGCAAGAAAGGCTCTTAGAGCCGGatactattggccgaccatgcagcaagatGCCAAAGAATATGTCCAGAAGTGCGATAAGTGTCAACGCCACGCCGATATGCACCTAGCTCCCCTGCACCAGCTTAAATCCCTATCATCGCCCTGGCCATTCTCCACTTGGGGAATGGAtctcctcggaccattcccgATAGGATCATACAAAAACAAGTACCTGGTggtctgatcagtggttttcacacatatatttaccattgtttttaagtgtctttaagttatattatttagtgttttatgttattattcgtcattttatgcctTGGTtttgtgttttaatgttttcaggctcCTATGGATAAATTggaat
This window encodes:
- the LOC131634723 gene encoding uncharacterized protein LOC131634723, translating into MAGRMLKWSLELSEFDIQYESWKALKAQALADFVVEMTSNTFSPPSAENKWTIYVDGASSSSGSGAGVILENDEGLIIEVSLVLSFTTSNNQAKYEAFLVGLRLAEDVGAREVKIYTDSQLVASQVKGDYQAKNDVLVEYLALIKEKMKNFAKEEVEHIPREHNSRADVLSKLASTRKKGGNKTVIQEILSKPSVDKSTPLMQVHAIGDDHCWMAPIYNLLTKDELPTDTKEASIIKRRACSYVIVEGKLYRRGFSIPLLKCVDASHALEILQELHEGINGQHLGGRSLARKALRAGYYWPTMQQDAKEYVQKCDKCQRHADMHLAPLHQLKSLSSPWPFSTWGMDLLGPFPIGSYKNKYLVV